In the Salvia splendens isolate huo1 chromosome 16, SspV2, whole genome shotgun sequence genome, atttatttttaagtaAGTGTCATATTTagatttttcttgttttttaataaatgtcTCGTTTAAAAAATTTAGAGTATAATTACAACATTCTTTTCAATTTTCCCTATTCCATACTTTTTGGAATTTCGCAATTAGTTGAATATACACATTTATTATAAAGttacattttttctattttttaagtaATATGTATAATTCCTAgattagtagtatttttattttcttgcgTATGAGGAAACACGTGTAcctcctatttttttttttaaatgccacacatatttataatcgAATCCATCACCTTTGAACTTGATCACCAATTCACCCATAATAACATTAATTGATTTTAGGTCAAAATAGTAGTTTTATATATCAGAATCCAGCTAAACAAAATAAACCAGCTTCCAAATAGTATTAAAGGATCTATTCTCGTATTAAATTACGGTACCTCACCAAAATAAAGCAAGAGTGACCTATAGTATTAGCTTATAGATCAATGTACTAGCTACTCAATTATCATATAATAATAGCAAATGTAGGTATGGACTTATAAAAATTGTTGAATCggtaaattaaaaatttaataattcgGTTGAGGATTAGTGAGATTTTCcctttcaagaaaaaaaaaagaaatactacaaATAATTGTACTTGCAACACAAAATCTAGAGAGCCAACTACACCCcttttaaaatattgtaattATTTCCTAATCATTTTTAGATCCATTGATTTCTTGCCTCCAACTAATTTAATTTCAACAAAGAAGAgaatacatttttctttttctttgtaaaaaagCTAATTAAGGTTTGTTAATGTTGACTAAGTGGACGATCATGATTTTCACGCtgatcatttttttataaatttagagaaaattttgttatttttttatatccTCTATATAAATTACAACAATATTTTATGGTTCTATGTGATAatgtttattaattatataataatattaattattaatgtgTCTGGACCTCTCCAGTTGTccataaatgaatatttttagACTTGATACTAATTAAATAGGTTCCCATCACTAATATTCCAGTAGAATCACGAAAGACAGCAACTCTTCCAATTTGAAGATATGAAAACAGCTCAATTTGGatgaattcaaattaaataattcatcagTAAATAACAGCATTTAATAAATTTGAAACCATATTATAATGTTAGCAATATGGTGCCTCACTGCCTCATCCTATTAAACGTACCTCTTTGTTattttaatacataaaattGGGTAAATTTTCTATGAATACATAGGTCGAGCACATAGATCCACGTTCAACCACTGATATATCTATAAATTAGCCAATTAGGTAGGATAGGGCAAATATGGGAACAAAATTATACTAAGTGCTGTGTTAAATTATAGTAGGTTTCTATTAATTAgtgtgagtgagtgagtgagtgagtgaaaATCAAGTTTAATTCTTTACTCacaaaaatagaagaaaatgatgTTGGGAATGTTTCcaattagagcacccgcaacgcgtcgcgcgggtgtctcgtatctcgtccctccgagacgagacgacagcgagacgcgttgcagtgTCCCGTCTCGTTTCGGTCTCGcagagacgcccgtcccaccgagacaaCTGGTGCGCCAGCTCACCACGCGCCCGCGCGACGTGGTGCTCcagcgctaggcgtgacgctcACTCGCCGGCCCATGAGTGAGCTTCGTCACACTAACGCAATAaaccattttttaaaatttgaatttaataaaaaaaataaaaattgaaacggtaatgttaccgttttcggccattttttttcttttttactctataaatactcatatttcatcctcattatacacacaaacaaacaTCTATTCtttccaaatcatctccatttcctctccaattttcatcacaaaatgtccggcgacggaaactctggcggctccggcgggtttgacatcaacgcgtttggcgactagggggcatgtacaatgtcttgggtggttccggttccggttcgtcgaccccgggcacccaaggctcgtcgacgccggcggggtaccaaccaccccattttgatgtggatgcatacgctcgtccctccaccccgaggtattcgcagggattatcccaaattagggaggattatccggatgaacccaatccggaaggaggacgaggcgatggaagctccagggcattcgatgccgtggaggaagaggaggaggcggccgaggaggaggaggatgtaggccgtcatCCGTACAGCCACAAGGACACAATGGctctgtacaacgcctggatcagcgtctcgtacgatcacATCATCGGGAAtaaacaatcccggaagtgcttttgGGAAAACGTCACCGACtcctacaacgagattaagccgaaggggtcccgtcgccgcacattgaagatgctccgaagtcattttgaccgagtcgacagagaggtcaaaaaattctgcggcatctacaataatgaagcggctcattaccaaagcggagccactggagccgacattctgagatcggctttgcgagtctatttcgacgacaatggcaaagaattcaaacatgtcaatgtttgggaggccgtcaaagacgtcaaaaggtgggccggtggtgtccagtccagcacgggctcgacctcgaaacgcacgaagcacacggcgggtgaccaatactcgtctagtgagggcggttcaggcagcgccgcacaagaggttgccttgcaggaggttgagggcacgataGACGATGCatggggtcctcccgtgggcgccgtcggccgcaagagaacaaggcggcgaaggcggctagagggaggaggggccgagacgaatcaagccagtcgggtTCCCAAGGGCCGCCtgcccaatatcaagcccatcatgccagcattgtgtatctggcaggacaacttggtattccgcctccattcggtgcaccgccaccgccttcgggtgATGATTCGCCGACAgagtagtttttatattttatataaatttgtattttaaattatgtctttttttatttattttgccacgaatttaattatgtattttttttaggattttaagttgtaattttattttatttaataaagtgtgtttttattaattgaatttgttggaaataaaaataaaaaatgaaattgaatgaataattgatggatgagatgattaagagacagataagagatggagggttgcaggtgttgtctttTAGTTAatagatggagtgaaaagtacagtgggcctcatgaatagttaagagatgagacggttaagaaaCGGATAAGAGACAACATCGGAGATAACCTCAATGTGTGGAGCCTTCCAATTTAATTTATGGTTAGTAATGAATCTTCGGAATGTCACAGATGGGAATACCACCAATTTATATTCGACTAATTTGGTTCACAAAATGGGTCATGGTTACTAATAAAATTAAGAGCGTGCTATTCGATCATGACGTCACTTGCcattattcaaaaataaaaatcatccaTTTATAAGTAGTTTAACAAAATATCCACTTtaaacaaaaatacaaattttcttGTAACTATTATGTAGGATTTTATTTGAATCAAATTATATTTGagtattaaatattattaattcaattttactttttttgttaatttttattGCCATTCATAATATGactacatggatttattgttAATTCAATTGCAAGAGATATAAAATATGGTATTACAATATTATAATTTGCACACGTGTGTATAATCTACTTATAAGGGCATCCATCGTCCGCCTGATACGAGTCTTTAGTTGTTTAATTTGTTGAGATATTTAGTTGTTAAGGATGTCGATCCTCAATGTTCGAATTCcacacacaatcaagaaacgaTTGCCGTCGTTGTCGAGTGCCCAAGCGTTTGGGTCGGCGACGTGAACTGTGTTGGGGGGCTGAGCGCGAGAACAGTCTCGTCGGCagccttaggagatgtttcttgtttgctaatCAATTGTGCCAAAGTAATGATAATTTCATAGATTGATTGACTAAATATTATGGAAGattccacacatatttataatatgtgtggatacaaaaaagATATGACAATCCctaaaatatctcaacaaattAAACAACTAAAGACTCGTATCACCGCCACTGTAGCCATGCGGAAGATGGCACATCCATCGTCCCCAGACGATAGGGCTTCGAccacgcatcgtccgcggtatcgtccgccccactgcgggtcacgcggacgatgcaacgcgtttttttttttttttaaattcttcaaaatttattatatatatacaccccAACTTCACTCTTCCATTCTCTCCACTCTTCCATACACTAAAAATGAATCCCGGTGATTATCCAAGTTCGAATAGTCTGATGTTAAGTGGTggtgcacggtggccgggtacagaccctgatgAATACCGACACTTTGACTCTAAtacccagtacgatcccgatttcagtacggattcgtacgggctGTCATACATGGAACCGTCTCCCACTCGCGCCCACGCCCACGCCCCACCCCGCCGCCGGTGCCTCGAGCTCCGCCACCAAGAAGAAGCGGAACAGGCAAAGGgcccagaagttgccgcctccggaAAAGAATGAAGAGTTCGCCCCAGGGAGAACGAACTACAACCCGGATGAAACCATCGTCTTGGTTAGGTGTTGGATTGATATTTCGGAGGGCCCggtgtttgccaacaaccaaaagcaaatcgcgtactgggagcgcatcgctgaTCGCTACAACGAGGCCAAGCCGGCGGCCGcctacaagcgccatagggagcagcttcgcaagcactgggatcaggtgaatgagcaggtcaatttgttctcggcggagtacgagaagtgcttgagggagcaGGGCAGCGACGAGAGTTTGACTGATGTACGCGATAAAGCGCTTGCGTCGTACATTTCATTGTACGGCGATTTCAAACATTACAACTCCTGACTCCTCTTGAAGGATAAGCAGAAGTTTCAAGGATGGATTATGCCCCTATCGGCTAcggcgaagaggacgaagaacaccgCCGCCAGTGATTATACGAGCAACGACAGCAGCGCACCTCCGATTGACCTCAACCAgccgatgtacgaggatgagagttctggcacaccgatgtcctcccggcgtcccattTGCGTCACggctgccaagaacaagggcaaggcgaaggcgacatcctcacaGGCCGCGGCCCCGGACCCGACCCTGACTTCGGCTGCGGGACATGCCTACTCGGAGTTGGTggcggccgccaaccggaggacgttgttggacacgcaccacgccctcatgcagtgcgaggacccgggcaaagccgaatacctcaagtGGATGATCGATGATATGCGCCGCAAGCTGGGAATGAAGGATTAGTAATGTAGGATTTAGtgaacttgttttttatttctaactcttgtaattttttttaattagtaatgtaggatttgTCTTAAtcgtagtgttttttttttataattttgcatgacatatttgaaaatataaaaaattaattaacaaaatagtagtgaaaACTATAGGCCAGACTTTAGGGCATCCCaatgcaggtggaagggtaggaggatagaaTGCTGATGTGGGAGCATAGGGAGCCCTATAGGGTGgactttagggcgccccattgtggatgctcttagtactCTCGTACTAAGATTTGAAGATCACACTTGCACATCTGGTGATCACACTCGTACATGTGGCTGTGATCATTCCCGAACATTCGTTGATTACGCCTACACTTGATGCACATGAAAACATGTCTATAAGTGCACCGGTATTTGGGTCGGTTCGAATTGGATCCAGATTGATCCGACCCACATGCATAATGTTAAGATGAGCGCGTCGGGGTCTTTGTCtaaattagtactccatatttgATCCGATTGTCCCTACTATCAATTTTGTGGTTCGCTTCTCTAATTACGTGGCAGACAATGCTGTTATTATTGTACGAATATACCACCAACCAAGTAGTAATGATATACTCATAATATATGCTGtcttcaaatttgaaaaaaataaaaatggcatCAACTAACTTTTACCATTAATACTTTCTTGGTTTGCATTACTCGGTACTTTCATTTATTGCATTAATCAATGTGCTGTAAAAGCTAGGCTGGAACAGCTCAAAATTGCAGAACAATGAGAAGACAACATACAATCACGTACATTATAGATGAAGAAGAACTCAGCAAAATATTCAATGCATTATTTAATTGGTGAATAATGTTGTATATAGTGGTAAGGTCAAATTAGTCATTTCATGATCACGGATCGATGAACATGCTGTAAGTTTTAAGGCATCACCAACGGAGTGTTGAATACTTCATGTAGTGCACAGATCAGCAAAGCATATCATTGTCAGAGCATTTCATATTGTGTTTTACACTTTGAGGAGTGTAAAAGTACTAAACAAAGTGGTTAAGCATCGCTCAGTTAGAGTCGACCGTGTGGTCTGACTTTTGTtgttttaatgaaattttaacatttttatttacacataaattgattaaattaaaataaataaataagaaatggaGAAAAAATAGTGTTGACATATTTGTTAATGCTAAAAAGATTATGATTGTGAAATTATAATAGCTTAAAAAAAGCTGTGAGAGCATAATTGAAATGTTTCTCAAGAATAAATTTATGACATCAACTATTAATTGTGATAATACCTAGATTTAGGTGATGtataaatttcaatttcaaaatttctagTTTTTGAAACATCAGCTTTATGGGAGGCGTACAAGGGACCATGTTTTAGATGGAAATCATAATGTTAATTTATAAAGAGTGACAATCAAATTTCTAGAAATGAGTAGAGTTgtcaaaaatataattttcagtttatgaTTGGGGGTACTAAAAGGGTAGTTGACAAATAGTTATATACATCAAATCCACAATAAATAAGTTCAAATCCCAACTGCCAAAACTGGTGCATTATGCATAACAATTTTTCCAAAAAATAGATTATTAGATCCTTCAAAGATTATTAAGTTAAAGTTTAGATTATTAAGTTAAGGCCCATTAAGCTATTCCCGGCTGAGCCCAATGATGAAATCCTCGCTCAAATCAAGCCCAATTAGCTTGCTACTAAGCCTACTTCATCTACGTCATACCTCCTCCGTCCACTATTAATGCCTCGTTTGATTTTGCATGAATTTTAAGATATTGAATATGTCATGATATAGgatatttaaaatgaaaatgcagcaagaaaaaggggaaaagAGAAACATACAGATCATGGCCTCAGTGGTTTGAAGCCAATTACTTCCAATTTAAATACAAAATGGATAGTGACCAAgtttaaattaataacaaataaaattcaACTTCTAATAATACAAAACTGAAGGAGACTACGCCAGATAATCACATTGAGGATTATcaccaaaacaacaaaacatagaaaaaaatggGGCTGGggcagttttttttttttaaataaaccaCCCCCCAAAGTAAACTCTTCAATATTATGCATTTGTGATCAATACTAATAGATGGAGTCCTCAAACAAGAAGAAATGTCTGTTTCCTTACTGTGTTTTGTTATGTGCAGAGTCAGATGAAGTTACCCCAGAGGAAGCAGGGGAGCTCTTCGACTGACTAGACGCGTTTCGCTCTGGATTTGGAGTAGCAGCCGCTGTGCCCTCCTCGGCTAGCTTCTTCATAAGGTTCATTACAGTAGGTAGGAATTTGGTGGATATTGAGAGAAGCCCAGGTAGCTGTAGGTGTGAAAAAACAGATATCAGACCTCAAAAATGACTATGTTATAGTAACATATGTGATCATTTCAAGAAACTCATAACAATTTACAAACACATATATAGAGTTTGTTTAGAGTTAGAACTCTTCATGACTCTAAACAATATCCGAAAAGTTTGAGATCGGCTGCTTTGTCCGCAATATCATTTATGCGCCCAAAGTAGAACGAATGCTAGAAAAAAACACGAATCTGAGTTGAAACATTTTAAGGCAACAGAGTCATAGACAGTAGTAGTATTTTGTGAGCTAGAGAAGTGAGTATTCACTTACCACGCCAAGACGGAAGTCGTTGGAGACGTCTAATTGCACCCAGAGGGCTTTCGCGAGCAGAAATCCCATGAAAATTACCCCCAAGTACAAAGGATTTCTGTCAAGGATGCAGTGTCAAAATAAAATCCAAGCAGCCACAGATATAGAGTAAATGATGAGATAGTGAGTACCTCAAAAGGGTCATAAATTCGTTAAAACCCAAGATAAATAGCGCTACGATTGCCCATGGAGGCGGTAGCCAGTTGTTGCTTCTCTTGCTAGCCTCCTGATTTTGGAGAAATAAAGCAACATGAGAAATAGTGATCTCATTGGAAACTTTGATTGATATGAAGCCTCATTTTTCGACAAGTGTTGGTATGTCAAGTTTACCTGAGAAGAGATTGCCTGACCGACTGTATACTCCGTCTCAGATTTAAACTGCCTCCATAGAGATTTGCACTGGACCGGTGTTAGCAAGGTTCTGGTTGTTGGAATCTGGGCAGAGAATAAACAATGAGCAAGAGAGAAACGAAACGACTATAGTTAAGAATAATGCTTGGACTACCTTATCCCAACTGCTCGAGGCCAGAGGGTCCGCTGTAATACTCTTATTGGCAGAAGCTGCTGCTTTCGGGTCCATAAGAGCAAGGGACAAGAGATTCTCGATATTATCAGCATCATCTTCCAGCCGGATGGCAGCCATAATCGATAGCAACTTCAACGACTGAAACCacaaagaaaacaaacataCAACAGAAATTATTGGAGAACTAATTGTCTCATGACAGATCTAAGTAGAGAATATCATACAGCAGCACGCGCAGTTTTAGTGATGCCTCGAATATCTTCTTTTCCACTCCAGACACGTGGCATCGAATCAGAATCATGGCTAAATAGCGTTGTGAACCTAGTTTTCATCCAGAAACAGTTATGAGATAAACCAGCAATATATATCATAGGTCATCATACAATTAGTACGACGAATACCTATCTTTCATACGGATCAAAACTCTTCCAGCTTCTTCTTTTGCCTTCGCTTCAACGATTCCTCTTGCATGAGTCTCCAACTTCGACACCATTTTATCCTTGGTTGAGTTATCCATTTCAAAACCAGAAAGCGCAGCGGAAAAGCCAGAAACAGATTTTTCTTTCTCTCGCTGGAGAAGTTTTCTGATTGCCAGCCATGTGTCACTGCTAGCTCCATCTAACAAAGCCTCAACGGGTGCAGACAATGCCTCATTTAACTTAGTCTGAAGATACGAGCTATTAGTACGAAGATCACAACAGGAATATACGACAAGATCGAATAAGACTGTTTCTCACCTCATATGTGCTTGTAAGCTCTGACAACTTGGCTGTCTGAACTGATTCAGTATGCGCATCAATGTCACGGATAAGTTTCTCTCTCACTTTAGAAGCGTCCCAGTTTGCTTGCTCAACATGAACGCCTGCAAAGCAGCGATAAATCGCAAGATAAACCAATTCTCATGATCATAAAAAACAAGGTTGCTGCAAACTTGTAGCACATTAAGGACAAAGCGAAAAACACGTTGGATACATCAAGTAGATAAACTATACCTTCAGCCTCTTCATCAAACTGAGACATACAGAGCTTAGTACAATCGCGTGCAGCTGCAGAGAATCCTTTTCCCTCATTTAAGGCTTTGTTAAATGATTCTTTGAACTTATCCAAGGTTCCTGTGCGTATATGTCCCAACATGGATTGGTACGCAGGTTGGACAAGCTAATAAAAACAAAGGAAAACTGTAAGTAAAAACAGCAGATGAAACAAAGCATTAATAGACAGGATAAATGCAACAATTCAGCCTGGTAGAAATACTCGTGTGCACGAAGAAGCATGATTCCTACAGTCAATGTATGCCAACAACGATATATGCAAAGATTTAAGGTTCTCGAAGAAACTTTCCGAACTGGGATAAGTAGCCTACATGACTAAATCCTTCATGGAAATTAAttctacacaatttcaactttcaagtttagcacacacacaaaatatatctTAACAACATTAAAGTCTCTTTGCTAGATTTGCTAGATTTCCACAAACAATTAACAAGTGTAATAGTAAATGAGTGGATATTTATAAATGATTGTCTGTTCCCATAGGAGTGAGATCTATGATATAAGACTAAGAAACATGCCTGTAAAAGCTTATCTTCCAACTGCTTCCGCTTTGCAGTTCTCACTCCTTCGTCAAAAAATGTGGCTTCATAATCATACCTAACATGGGAAAGAGGAAGATAATTTTTATGATTCCTTTGTGAACCTAATAGCATAATGGCATATCACATTTTATCATGTTTGTGGACAAATGGCCATAAATATACTCTTATAAATATGATTGACTTACTCTTTTATACAAACATCAATAATTGATGTAAGCTTCTTCCCGAACCCTCGTACTAGTTCAGTTTTTACCGTCTCTTCTAATTCACGCCATTCCTGGAAATATGAAAAGCAACTTAACAATTCATAAGTTTATCAGAAATAGAAAAGAACAGCTCTAATAATGTATGTACTTGTCATAAGATTAATACCGCATTTTCAGTGAAAGATGAGAACTTTTCATTAGCAATCTCATCACAACGGACGGTAGCAACCATAACCTATACACGAACAAGCAAACCTTTAAAATGTTTAGACGTCCAACAAAGTTTGTTCTAGTTCTAAAAATATGTATACGTCGCTACCTTGTGAGCAGGCAGGTCAAGGTCCTTGTTCTCCTTTATGACCTTCCATATTTGTTGTGCACTGAATGAAAAGCCTGAAGCTGGAACTACACCACGCCTATCACCGGCAAGCCCACCAGGTGCTATAGATTGGTGAAATCGCTTTCTTAGATCTGCCACCTATAATTAAAGAGAAAATGTTAACCAAATGAATGATTCCCGTCTTCAATATCTGGATCATCAGCCTTTTCCTAGAGAGGCTGAGAATAGTTAAATGATCAAACATTCAGCTTCTTCATAACATAAACTGACGAACATTTGACAATATATACCTGCTCTCTAAATTGATCTTCTCTCTCTTCAAAACTAGAGAGAGCCACAACTTGAACCTGCAATTTAATGATTCGAGAGAAACACTCATTCATCCTTTTATAACAAATGAGCAAGACTTGATTGAATTTATCAACATGTCTTCATCTTACATTGAAAAAATCGCTTAATGGAGTTTCCCGGTGAGCTTCCGGTTTCGGGACAGAATCCCATATCTACCCAAGTATAGGAAAAATATAAAGGAATATATTAGGGAGACATTGTAATGAAAACACCAAGTGTACAATGTGGAATTCCCCAAAATGTACCTTCTGAATGTCTTCTCGTAAAACTGGTTCCAGGTTTTCCAAAGGTGTCTACAATAACAAAAAGGACAAATGCAGCATCTAGATTAGACAGTTTTTTTTACACGTACACCTAAGAACTCAATTTAGAGGAGAGCATACCCTTGTCTTATCACGAATAACGAACAACAAAGTTGTCTTACGCGGACTAAATAATCTCATCATAACCTATACATAGCATTTTAAATCAACTTACATCATCGATATATTCCCCATCCGTATTAAAGACTTTCAAACATCATATTCAGACCAATAACTGACCTGAAACACAGTTTTTAGGAGAGGTTTATTTGCAGCTTGCTCACGGCCAATGTCATGACACCACCTGAATATTGTAATATAtcaaaaatcctaaaaacaCTATAGTGATTAACATGGAACAAAAGCTAGTCCACATTTAATGCAGTTCAACAAACTTACATGTTTATCAAAACTATATCTGATACAGCAAGGGCAAAAAGAGAACTCTGTTTCTCAAATGCAGTATCATCCTGGAGAAGATCAAAATAACAACTGATTGGTTCCGAGGGAAAGAAAAACGGTAACATATTGCACGCACGCAAACTCATATGAGATATAGAATGCACAAAAGACCACAAGAATGTTAACAGTCACTTGGTAGAAATTGGTTAGACCTCTCCTCGTTCTCTTCCATCAGTACCCTCTAAATCCATAACAACGGTACAAGGTTCCATGCCGACGCACCTAGCCATCCATATACCTTTTGTGGTTTGGGACCTGATAGAGTTGAAAAGTATCGAAATCTGAAACAAATAACATAACAAATTACAATAGCAGAGTCAAAAAAATGCGTGCCTTCCCTTGAAAGCATCCATTTCTCTGAAATTAGTATTGAAAAGATGAttcatcaatgtactcttcCCTGTCAAAAAAGGAAACGTATTTCAGGAAACCCGGGCTAATAGTTGGCAAATGGCAATCACTAAGTATCAAAAACTATACCGCTGCTCTGCGGGCCCATGATGGCTACTACTGCATAAGAAAGCCCGCATTCTGTAAGTTTCACTTCTTTCATGAATATGTCGACCCCCTCAACGTTAAAGTTACCATCACCATCTATGAGGTGAGTTGAGCAACACTCTTTATCTGGATAATCAACCGTTGTTATGAAGAATCAAATACTTCAAGATAGTgatttcattataaaacaatAAGCTTACAATACTTCAACATGGCATTGCACTATAATCTCAAATTCTCAACATGCAAGCACAAATGAATTCCCGACGAGAAGCCTCGTACAATATCATTTTTTATCAGCATTTTGTACACGAACTCGTGCGTACAATACAATAGGAAAGCTATCGAAGTACTACTCGCTCTCAACGAGGTGTAGCTAATTCGATATCTCCAATTCTTCCCGGGAAGAAAAATTATGTCTACATTTTATATGATtccaaaaatttaatttcatgcaaataaaaaattaaacataaatcaAAAGAAATCAAACAACCAAAACAAAGCAAATAAGCGCATTTATAATATCGCCATCCAATACAAAAATCATTGATAATTATTTTAGAAGATTATTTGATCAAtgcatttttataataaaaacaaaaaaaaatatcctgAAACTGTAATATAATGTCGTAGGCGTACCCATGGACGGAATAAAATTGAGAAATTCAGGTGAACGGCGGATAACTGCCGGAGATTGGGAGATCGGAGAAATATGCGAAGAAAGGAAGGATCCTAAATAGGCGAACGTGATTTTGTGTGTTTGTAAAATGTGACTCTGCGCCTTGAAAAAATTGAAGATgagagaaaaatatatttttatagctAAAAATAGAGTGGTTGTGTTGAATTCTCTTTATAACTAATTACCAAACTTTTTCGAAACCCAAAAATACTTTTCCCTCAAACTATTGTTTATATCGAACGGTAAGAATGATTGATTGTAGCCTTGTGCCATGAACCATTTGAAAAAAATCATTGTTATTATTGGGAGGAGAAGACATATTGGAGTTtggtagaaaaaataaaaaggtgaGAATTAATGTTCGTGTGTTGATCAAGTGTTAGAGTTATTTATGTCTGAAACCAAAGATTTCAGGTTCGAATTTCCTATGATGTGATCTttaaatttttgtatatttattt is a window encoding:
- the LOC121771306 gene encoding protein ROOT HAIR DEFECTIVE 3 homolog 1-like; its protein translation is MDKECCSTHLIDGDGNFNVEGVDIFMKEVKLTECGLSYAVVAIMGPQSSGKSTLMNHLFNTNFREMDAFKGRSQTTKGIWMARCVGMEPCTVVMDLEGTDGRERGEDDTAFEKQSSLFALAVSDIVLINMWCHDIGREQAANKPLLKTVFQVMMRLFSPRKTTLLFVIRDKTRTPLENLEPVLREDIQKIWDSVPKPEAHRETPLSDFFNVQVVALSSFEEREDQFREQVADLRKRFHQSIAPGGLAGDRRGVVPASGFSFSAQQIWKVIKENKDLDLPAHKVMVATVRCDEIANEKFSSFTENAEWRELEETVKTELVRGFGKKLTSIIDVCIKEYDYEATFFDEGVRTAKRKQLEDKLLQLVQPAYQSMLGHIRTGTLDKFKESFNKALNEGKGFSAAARDCTKLCMSQFDEEAEGVHVEQANWDASKVREKLIRDIDAHTESVQTAKLSELTSTYETKLNEALSAPVEALLDGASSDTWLAIRKLLQREKEKSVSGFSAALSGFEMDNSTKDKMVSKLETHARGIVEAKAKEEAGRVLIRMKDRFTTLFSHDSDSMPRVWSGKEDIRGITKTARAASLKLLSIMAAIRLEDDADNIENLLSLALMDPKAAASANKSITADPLASSSWDKIPTTRTLLTPVQCKSLWRQFKSETEYTVGQAISSQEASKRSNNWLPPPWAIVALFILGFNEFMTLLRNPLYLGVIFMGFLLAKALWVQLDVSNDFRLGVLPGLLSISTKFLPTVMNLMKKLAEEGTAAATPNPERNASSQSKSSPASSGVTSSDSAHNKTQ